Proteins encoded within one genomic window of Akkermansiaceae bacterium:
- a CDS encoding LamG domain-containing protein, which produces MKNRELIEKVLAGEADAAGIRRLTDLMRADENVRREYAAAAELEALLSVALEDKLTRADNVLRIRETVAGSDSEAFVLGLKARLRRRRNAWLGAVAAAFLVALFSWWYSLGTVGRIHDMYGVVYGGSREFAAGDTIRKGRIIAFGEGLVEVAIGDSGRLVIDGPARIEFLDKSRAFLHQGHLVAHLSPEGEGYRIGTPEGELTGLGSMMGVVMRDEWGAEAHALQGRVAVSSGSGEKWLLESSQVFRLRDRTRRAAEVGQFRVSLPHGSTADRGGIYWSFDEGVGTTARGLGEGALAGKKADFGLKQEKGGEIPEWVEGVSGRALYFDGKGAFAESVHRGIEGGAPRTVCFWAKVPEDSGIKEGFAMVAWGSHVFDKAWQISVQPIENQGPLGRLRVGVYHGASVGRTDLRDGRWHHIAVVLKDEVLPDVSMEVIMYVDGVPEQFTYRMTGEVRTDSGPDGHGIWIGRNLAKGSFQGSFFRGAIDELHIFNHALSQSEILAIRDSAFPVR; this is translated from the coding sequence ATGAAGAACCGTGAGTTGATCGAGAAGGTGCTCGCAGGGGAGGCGGATGCCGCCGGGATCCGGCGTCTGACGGATCTCATGCGGGCGGACGAGAACGTCCGCCGGGAATATGCCGCTGCCGCCGAGCTGGAAGCGCTTTTGTCCGTCGCCCTCGAGGACAAGCTGACCCGTGCGGACAATGTGCTGCGCATCCGCGAAACGGTGGCGGGCAGTGATTCGGAGGCATTCGTGCTCGGTTTGAAAGCACGCCTCAGACGCCGGAGGAATGCATGGCTCGGCGCGGTGGCGGCGGCTTTCCTGGTGGCGCTGTTCTCCTGGTGGTACTCGCTGGGGACGGTCGGCAGGATCCATGACATGTATGGTGTGGTTTATGGCGGATCCAGGGAGTTTGCGGCCGGAGATACCATCAGGAAGGGGAGGATCATTGCTTTTGGCGAAGGTCTGGTCGAGGTCGCCATCGGCGACAGCGGACGCCTCGTGATTGACGGGCCGGCGCGGATCGAGTTCCTGGACAAATCCCGGGCATTCCTGCACCAGGGGCATCTGGTGGCGCACCTTTCCCCCGAAGGGGAAGGCTACCGGATTGGCACGCCTGAAGGTGAACTGACGGGATTAGGCTCCATGATGGGGGTCGTCATGAGGGATGAATGGGGGGCTGAGGCCCATGCTCTCCAGGGGCGGGTGGCGGTGTCCTCCGGATCCGGAGAAAAATGGCTTCTTGAAAGTTCCCAGGTCTTCCGTCTGCGGGACAGGACACGGCGCGCCGCGGAAGTCGGCCAGTTCCGGGTGAGCCTGCCCCATGGCTCAACGGCGGATCGTGGCGGGATTTATTGGTCCTTCGATGAAGGAGTTGGAACGACGGCCCGTGGGCTGGGGGAGGGTGCGTTGGCCGGCAAGAAGGCGGACTTCGGACTGAAGCAGGAGAAAGGCGGTGAAATTCCGGAGTGGGTGGAGGGGGTTTCCGGACGTGCGTTGTATTTCGACGGAAAGGGCGCTTTCGCGGAAAGCGTCCACCGGGGCATCGAAGGAGGCGCTCCCAGAACCGTCTGCTTCTGGGCAAAGGTGCCGGAGGACTCCGGGATCAAGGAGGGGTTCGCCATGGTTGCCTGGGGAAGCCATGTTTTCGACAAGGCATGGCAGATCTCGGTCCAGCCGATCGAGAACCAAGGGCCGCTGGGCAGGCTGCGGGTGGGCGTGTATCATGGCGCCTCGGTCGGCCGCACGGATTTGCGGGATGGCAGATGGCACCACATCGCCGTGGTGTTGAAGGATGAGGTTCTGCCCGACGTCTCGATGGAGGTGATCATGTATGTCGATGGAGTTCCGGAGCAGTTCACCTATCGCATGACCGGAGAGGTCCGCACCGACTCCGGACCGGACGGGCATGGCATCTGGATCGGCAGGAATCTCGCCAAGGGCAGCTTCCAGGGGAGTTTTTTCCGCGGCGCGATCGATGAACTCCACATCTTCAACCACGCCCTTTCACAAAGCGAAATCCTTGCCATCAGGGACAGCGCCTTCCCTGTCAGGTGA
- a CDS encoding sigma-70 family RNA polymerase sigma factor, producing the protein MTKSSYLSIIQEIVSGDTDAFGELVRIHEGWIRAFLRSRLRDRSAADDLAQDVFVTAFRSIGQYRGDGTFEMWLRGIAVNHLRNYIRKRRESYIGGFAELEELLIKHPEPALEESAALDALMECLDSVDSHSRDQLYERYVKGRTLRDLCRDSGAGYSALTMKFHRLRELLAVCVRDKLKDTLA; encoded by the coding sequence ATGACAAAGAGCTCATACCTTTCGATCATCCAGGAGATCGTCAGTGGCGACACGGATGCCTTCGGGGAGCTGGTCCGCATCCATGAAGGCTGGATCCGTGCGTTTCTGAGATCCAGGCTGCGTGACCGCTCCGCGGCGGACGATCTGGCCCAGGATGTCTTTGTCACCGCTTTCAGATCGATCGGCCAATACCGGGGGGATGGAACTTTCGAAATGTGGCTCCGTGGTATCGCCGTCAACCACCTGCGGAACTACATCCGCAAGCGGCGGGAGAGCTACATCGGCGGATTCGCGGAACTAGAGGAATTGCTGATCAAGCATCCGGAGCCGGCTCTGGAGGAAAGCGCCGCGCTCGACGCCCTGATGGAGTGTCTCGACTCCGTGGACAGCCATTCCCGCGACCAGCTCTACGAGCGTTATGTGAAGGGGAGGACCTTGCGGGATCTCTGCCGGGACAGTGGCGCGGGATACTCCGCCCTGACGATGAAGTTCCACCGCCTGCGGGAATTGCTGGCGGTTTGCGTGAGGGACAAACTGAAAGACACCCTGGCATGA
- a CDS encoding DUF1080 domain-containing protein gives MKTRFHPRRLSAFASWLLLASATLCPAGEKKELTDTQGRKIQADVEELTPEGVLKVRVSGKAFDIPLGNLVEEDQEWAKGWEEDRKAAAEGQEYAKVLFEDDFSKEGFGERWGHYKSGSTVKDGVLQGFSPDPSDHAAVDNVKIEGQQDMEVSVKFRFMGEKGRQLDVWLDDWGFKGSHAGHICRVSVGRNHVSMIDAKEGSFRKDIYEKKKAGGELDEETLKSLEGKSAKFDLRMKADEWHTLTVRTKGDEVTALVDGKKIGSLKSPGIAHETKTLISLTTNEADIHYDDFIIRGKRSSGKKR, from the coding sequence ATGAAAACCCGCTTCCATCCCCGGCGCCTCTCCGCCTTCGCTTCCTGGTTGCTCCTCGCATCCGCCACTCTATGCCCTGCGGGGGAGAAAAAGGAGCTGACCGACACGCAAGGCCGGAAAATCCAGGCGGACGTCGAGGAACTGACACCGGAAGGCGTGCTCAAGGTCCGGGTTTCCGGAAAGGCCTTCGACATCCCGCTCGGGAATCTGGTGGAGGAAGACCAGGAGTGGGCCAAGGGCTGGGAGGAGGACCGGAAGGCCGCCGCCGAGGGACAGGAATATGCCAAGGTTCTCTTCGAGGATGATTTCTCCAAGGAAGGGTTCGGCGAACGCTGGGGGCACTACAAGAGTGGCAGCACGGTGAAGGATGGCGTGCTCCAGGGATTCTCACCGGACCCGTCCGACCATGCGGCGGTGGACAATGTGAAGATCGAGGGCCAGCAGGACATGGAGGTTTCCGTCAAGTTCCGCTTCATGGGGGAGAAGGGCAGGCAGCTCGATGTATGGCTGGATGACTGGGGTTTCAAGGGTTCCCACGCCGGACACATCTGCCGGGTCTCCGTCGGCCGCAACCACGTTTCGATGATCGACGCGAAGGAGGGTTCCTTCCGCAAGGACATCTACGAGAAGAAGAAGGCCGGCGGGGAACTGGACGAGGAAACCCTCAAATCCCTGGAAGGAAAGTCCGCGAAGTTCGACCTCAGGATGAAAGCGGACGAGTGGCACACCCTCACCGTCCGCACCAAGGGGGATGAAGTCACCGCGCTGGTGGACGGGAAAAAGATCGGCTCGCTGAAATCCCCGGGCATCGCCCATGAGACGAAGACCCTCATCAGCCTGACCACGAACGAGGCGGACATCCACTACGACGACTTCATCATCCGCGGCAAACGCAGCTCCGGGAAGAAACGATGA
- a CDS encoding class I SAM-dependent methyltransferase translates to MISFFAKSLNLILKPLNLELGRKPAAKDKWPYDLSELQKKILAKVEPYTMTSPERIAVLVDAVRHIEMNGIKGDIVECGVWRGGSSMAIAETLMAGGSAERHLWLYDTFDGMSAPTNEDTSYDGESAADQLARTVKNEDRTIWCVSPLDDVRDNMAATSYPAGKVTLVKGKVEDTIPGTIPESIALLRLDTDWYESTRHELEQLYPRLAKGGILIIDDYGFWQGARKAVDEYFAAHPPAPLLCRIDPSARIGVKP, encoded by the coding sequence ATGATCTCCTTTTTCGCCAAGTCTCTGAACCTGATCCTCAAACCATTGAACCTCGAGTTGGGCCGCAAGCCCGCGGCGAAGGACAAATGGCCCTACGATCTGTCCGAACTCCAAAAGAAGATCCTGGCCAAGGTGGAGCCATACACCATGACCTCACCCGAACGCATCGCCGTTCTGGTCGATGCGGTGCGGCACATCGAGATGAATGGCATCAAGGGAGATATCGTGGAATGCGGTGTGTGGCGCGGAGGTTCCTCGATGGCCATCGCGGAGACCCTCATGGCGGGAGGCTCGGCCGAACGCCATCTCTGGCTCTATGACACCTTTGACGGCATGAGCGCCCCGACCAACGAGGACACCAGTTATGATGGTGAATCCGCTGCGGACCAACTGGCGCGGACCGTGAAGAACGAAGACAGGACCATCTGGTGCGTCTCCCCACTCGATGACGTGCGGGACAACATGGCGGCGACCTCCTACCCCGCCGGAAAGGTCACCCTGGTGAAGGGCAAGGTGGAGGATACCATACCGGGGACCATCCCCGAAAGCATCGCGCTGCTCCGTCTCGATACGGACTGGTACGAATCCACCAGGCATGAACTCGAGCAACTCTATCCGCGGCTGGCCAAAGGAGGAATCCTCATCATCGATGACTACGGCTTCTGGCAGGGAGCGAGGAAGGCCGTTGACGAATACTTCGCGGCCCACCCTCCGGCTCCGTTGCTGTGCCGGATCGACCCATCCGCCCGCATCGGGGTGAAACCATGA
- a CDS encoding nucleotide sugar dehydrogenase, giving the protein MPHPEKTKIAVIGLGYVGLPLAVEFGKQYNVRGFDISSARINELREGTDSTLECSAGELAEATHLTFTSDPEALRGCDVFIVTVPTPIDSSNRPDLTPLLRASDTVGRVIRKGDHVIYESTVYPGATEEDCIPVVEQLSGLKLNVDFFAGYSPERINPGDKTHRLTMIRKVTSGSTPEAADFVDALYASIITAGTHKAASIRIAEAAKVIENTQRDVNIALVNELSLIFNRMGLDTLEVLEAAGSKWNFLPFRPGLVGGHCIGVDPYYLTHKAQQSGYHPEMILAGRRINDNMSGYIVSEVIKLLLLRKLPVNGARILVMGLSFKENCPDIRNTKVTDIIRQLQPYGCQVDVYDPWPKPDEVKRIHHLDLLTSWEDLRPGTYDAVILAVAHDEIRKAGPGRIRSLIRDGGIIYDVKCLLPREAVDGRL; this is encoded by the coding sequence ATCCCGCATCCCGAAAAAACGAAGATCGCCGTCATCGGGCTTGGCTACGTCGGGCTGCCATTGGCCGTCGAATTCGGCAAGCAATACAACGTCCGTGGCTTCGACATCTCCTCCGCGCGCATCAATGAACTCCGGGAAGGAACGGACTCCACCCTGGAATGTTCGGCGGGGGAACTGGCGGAGGCAACGCACCTCACATTCACCAGCGACCCGGAAGCGCTGCGCGGGTGCGATGTGTTCATCGTCACCGTTCCCACCCCCATCGACTCATCCAACCGCCCCGATCTCACGCCTTTGCTGCGCGCCAGCGACACCGTGGGCAGGGTCATCCGGAAAGGGGACCATGTCATCTACGAGTCCACCGTTTATCCCGGAGCCACGGAGGAGGACTGCATCCCTGTGGTCGAGCAACTCAGCGGACTGAAGCTCAACGTGGACTTTTTCGCGGGTTACAGCCCTGAGCGCATCAATCCCGGCGACAAGACACACCGGCTGACGATGATCCGGAAAGTCACCTCCGGATCCACCCCGGAGGCGGCGGACTTCGTCGACGCCCTCTATGCGAGCATCATCACCGCAGGCACCCACAAGGCGGCATCGATCCGCATCGCCGAAGCGGCCAAGGTCATCGAAAACACCCAGCGGGATGTGAACATCGCCCTGGTGAACGAACTATCCCTCATCTTCAACCGCATGGGGCTGGACACGCTGGAGGTGCTGGAGGCGGCCGGAAGCAAGTGGAACTTCCTCCCGTTCAGGCCCGGACTGGTCGGCGGACATTGCATAGGCGTGGATCCCTACTATCTCACCCACAAGGCGCAGCAGTCCGGCTACCACCCGGAAATGATCCTGGCCGGACGACGCATCAATGACAACATGAGCGGCTACATCGTCTCGGAGGTCATCAAGCTCCTCCTGCTGCGGAAGCTGCCGGTCAACGGCGCGCGCATCCTGGTGATGGGCCTGTCGTTCAAGGAGAACTGCCCCGACATCCGCAACACCAAGGTCACCGACATCATCCGCCAGCTCCAGCCATACGGCTGCCAGGTGGACGTGTACGATCCATGGCCGAAGCCCGACGAGGTGAAGCGCATCCATCATCTGGACTTGCTCACCTCCTGGGAGGATCTGCGGCCCGGCACCTATGACGCCGTCATCCTCGCCGTCGCCCATGACGAAATCCGGAAAGCCGGCCCCGGGCGCATCCGCAGCCTGATCCGCGATGGCGGCATCATCTATGACGTCAAATGCCTGCTCCCGCGCGAAGCGGTGGACGGCCGCCTCTGA
- a CDS encoding SDR family oxidoreductase, which produces MNKTIVNSRVLVTGGAGFIGSNLIDALLAQDNEVVCLDNFFTGKRGNIAHHLENPRFTLIEGDIRDLATCRRACDGTGYVLHQAALGSVPRSIDDPILSTEVNVMGFLNMLVAARDAKVKRFVYAASSSTYGDSTALPKVEENIGKPLSPYAITKYVDELYAGNFSELYGMETVGLRYFNVYGARQDPSGAYAAVIPSFVSALLRHERPVINGDGTFSRDFTYVDNIVQINQLAAITSKPEAVNTVYNAACGERTNLTQLVGALQRHLGEFDPAIRDIQPAYGPSRRGDIPHSLASIDKAVTLLGYAPRFNFSQGIAAAAQWYYENLRAD; this is translated from the coding sequence ATGAACAAAACGATCGTCAACTCACGGGTGCTGGTCACCGGCGGAGCCGGATTCATCGGCTCGAACCTGATCGACGCCCTCCTGGCCCAGGACAACGAAGTCGTCTGCCTCGATAATTTCTTCACCGGAAAGCGCGGAAACATCGCCCACCATCTGGAAAATCCGAGGTTCACCCTCATCGAGGGGGACATCCGCGATCTGGCTACCTGCCGCCGGGCGTGCGATGGCACCGGCTACGTGCTGCACCAGGCCGCCCTGGGGTCCGTGCCGCGCTCCATCGACGACCCGATCCTCTCCACGGAGGTCAACGTGATGGGCTTCCTCAACATGCTGGTGGCAGCCCGTGATGCCAAGGTGAAACGCTTCGTCTATGCGGCGAGCAGTTCCACCTACGGTGACAGCACCGCCCTGCCGAAGGTGGAGGAGAACATCGGCAAGCCGCTGTCCCCCTACGCCATCACGAAGTACGTGGATGAACTGTATGCCGGGAACTTTTCCGAACTCTACGGCATGGAGACCGTGGGGCTCCGCTATTTCAATGTTTATGGCGCGCGGCAGGATCCCTCCGGCGCATACGCCGCGGTCATCCCGTCGTTCGTGAGCGCCCTGCTGAGGCACGAGAGGCCGGTCATCAACGGCGACGGCACCTTCTCGCGGGACTTCACCTACGTGGACAACATCGTGCAGATCAACCAGCTTGCGGCGATCACCAGCAAGCCGGAAGCGGTCAACACCGTTTACAACGCCGCCTGCGGCGAGCGCACGAACCTGACGCAACTCGTCGGGGCGCTGCAGCGGCACCTCGGCGAATTCGACCCGGCGATCCGCGACATCCAACCGGCTTACGGTCCGTCCCGCCGTGGTGACATCCCGCACTCCCTGGCATCGATCGACAAGGCGGTCACGCTGCTCGGCTACGCGCCCCGGTTCAACTTCTCCCAGGGCATCGCCGCGGCGGCGCAGTGGTACTACGAGAACCTGCGGGCGGACTGA
- a CDS encoding glycosyltransferase family 4 protein yields the protein MTNSSTLRHLFLTTEIFYPDQVGGGFLQFVRYASGLRENGVIVHVCTALRAHHTSESEEWNSIEILRFPGCEDVSHRRERELIVGKTLALIGENYPGTGCIQPNGESWGATLALAKARLKGIPATYYFSMFPPERDLRGWARLRASLRITLCLLPFRKLIFCSSALGNAYRSLGNFPADRMAFVPNGVDLERFRPARDAVERADLRRELCLPEGGRMILYVGGFMPRKGCDLLVEAWNRIEARHPDAFLVCVGSQGMRETFRDPAFRVEMEKFQSTITPLVEGLVSRERMIMTGEVGGVEAYYRAADLFVFPSRREGLPNAALEAMASGLPCLFAPFHGFPDEGEEFGHTDREFRKIPHEVALWEKGISETLDDGEGTAELGRNAREWMVRTQSWKECVSELARVYHGLPGGNR from the coding sequence GTGACGAACAGTTCGACTCTGCGGCATCTCTTTCTGACGACGGAAATCTTTTATCCGGACCAGGTTGGCGGCGGGTTCCTGCAGTTCGTCCGCTATGCGTCCGGGCTGCGCGAAAACGGAGTCATCGTCCATGTCTGCACGGCGCTCCGCGCCCATCACACTTCGGAAAGCGAGGAGTGGAACTCGATCGAGATCCTGCGGTTTCCCGGCTGCGAGGATGTGAGCCACCGCCGTGAGCGCGAGCTGATCGTCGGGAAGACACTCGCACTGATCGGGGAGAACTACCCCGGCACGGGCTGCATCCAGCCGAACGGCGAAAGCTGGGGAGCCACCCTCGCATTGGCAAAGGCGCGGCTGAAAGGAATACCGGCCACCTACTACTTCAGCATGTTTCCTCCCGAGAGGGATCTGCGCGGGTGGGCCAGGCTCCGGGCCAGCCTCCGCATCACGCTCTGCCTGCTTCCATTCCGGAAGCTCATTTTCTGCAGCAGCGCGCTTGGCAACGCGTACCGTTCCCTCGGCAACTTTCCGGCGGACCGCATGGCCTTCGTGCCGAATGGTGTCGATCTCGAACGCTTCCGGCCGGCCCGGGACGCCGTCGAACGCGCGGATCTCCGGCGGGAACTCTGCCTCCCCGAAGGCGGCAGGATGATCCTTTATGTCGGTGGTTTCATGCCGCGGAAGGGGTGCGACCTGCTGGTGGAGGCATGGAACAGGATCGAGGCGCGCCACCCGGACGCGTTCCTGGTCTGCGTGGGCAGCCAGGGCATGCGGGAGACCTTCAGGGATCCGGCATTCCGGGTGGAGATGGAGAAATTCCAGTCCACCATCACGCCGCTGGTGGAGGGGCTGGTGTCACGGGAGCGGATGATCATGACGGGGGAAGTGGGCGGCGTGGAGGCCTACTACCGGGCCGCCGACCTGTTCGTCTTCCCATCCCGCCGCGAGGGGCTTCCGAATGCGGCTCTGGAGGCGATGGCATCCGGCTTGCCGTGCCTGTTCGCTCCGTTCCACGGGTTCCCGGACGAGGGGGAGGAATTCGGCCACACGGACAGGGAATTCCGGAAGATTCCCCATGAGGTGGCGTTGTGGGAGAAAGGGATTTCAGAGACTCTCGATGATGGGGAGGGAACAGCGGAACTGGGGCGCAACGCCAGGGAATGGATGGTGCGGACCCAGAGTTGGAAGGAATGCGTGTCGGAGTTGGCCCGGGTCTATCATGGACTGCCGGGAGGAAACCGATGA
- a CDS encoding MBOAT family protein: MLFNSYTFWIFFALVALIYRFLDHRWQNRFLVIASYTFYGYWDWRFLGLIAFSTLVDFFVAQRIAGAGAGPRRKTWLIVSVCFNLGLLGIFKYLGFFVNEFNSFLAGIGITGGIPGIHLVLPVGISFYTFQKLSYTIDVYRNKTSPTRNLLDFTLYVSFFPLVLAGPIERSSHLLPQIANPRKPLDEERFRDGLYLVLSGLFRKVVIADNMALISNHIFARPAAELGAWEILLGIYALAFQIYGDFSGYSSIAQGVAKWLGFDLVVNFRHPYFAKSPQEFWQRWHISLSSWLRDYLYIPLGGNRKGSVRTYCNLILTMLLGGLWHGAAWTYIIWGALHGGWLAVHRLVSGKQQPRDGQEGDGRLAAFVKMAVTFHLVCLCWLFFRADSASQAFAMLGRLAGGGWHFGGLETGMLSLMALYLVPLVAYEWWCEKKGDLLALTKTHWGWRAVIYVYMLWMILFFGSPVQQEFIYFRF, translated from the coding sequence ATGCTATTCAATAGTTACACTTTTTGGATTTTCTTCGCGTTGGTTGCGCTGATTTACCGGTTCCTGGATCACCGGTGGCAGAACCGCTTCCTCGTCATCGCCAGCTACACCTTCTACGGCTATTGGGACTGGCGCTTCCTCGGGTTGATCGCGTTTTCCACACTGGTTGATTTCTTTGTCGCGCAGCGGATCGCCGGTGCCGGGGCGGGTCCCAGACGCAAGACCTGGCTGATTGTTTCAGTGTGTTTCAACCTGGGGCTGTTAGGGATCTTCAAATATCTTGGATTTTTCGTCAACGAATTCAATTCGTTTCTGGCCGGCATCGGGATTACAGGGGGCATTCCGGGCATCCATCTGGTCCTGCCGGTCGGCATCTCGTTCTATACTTTCCAGAAGCTCAGCTACACCATCGACGTCTACAGGAACAAGACCTCTCCGACCCGGAACCTGCTGGATTTCACCCTCTACGTCTCGTTTTTCCCGCTGGTGCTCGCCGGTCCCATCGAGCGTTCGTCCCACCTCTTGCCGCAGATCGCAAACCCGCGCAAACCCCTGGATGAGGAGCGTTTCCGGGATGGGCTGTATCTTGTCCTCAGCGGCCTCTTCCGGAAGGTGGTGATCGCGGACAACATGGCGCTCATCTCGAACCATATCTTCGCCCGTCCCGCGGCGGAACTGGGTGCGTGGGAGATCCTGTTGGGCATCTATGCGCTCGCTTTCCAGATTTACGGCGACTTCTCCGGTTATTCATCGATCGCGCAGGGGGTGGCCAAGTGGCTGGGGTTCGACCTGGTGGTGAATTTCCGCCATCCGTATTTCGCGAAGTCGCCCCAGGAGTTCTGGCAGCGCTGGCACATCAGCCTTTCCTCCTGGCTGCGGGACTACCTTTACATTCCGCTGGGAGGCAACCGCAAGGGGTCGGTCCGGACTTACTGCAACCTCATTCTCACGATGCTGCTCGGCGGCCTTTGGCACGGCGCCGCATGGACGTATATCATATGGGGGGCTCTGCATGGCGGGTGGCTGGCGGTCCACCGGTTGGTGTCCGGAAAGCAGCAGCCGCGGGACGGGCAGGAGGGTGACGGAAGATTGGCCGCCTTCGTGAAGATGGCGGTCACATTCCATTTGGTCTGCCTTTGCTGGCTGTTTTTCCGTGCGGATTCCGCCAGCCAGGCATTCGCCATGCTGGGCCGTCTGGCGGGGGGCGGCTGGCACTTCGGCGGGTTGGAGACCGGCATGCTTTCACTGATGGCGCTCTATCTGGTCCCGTTGGTGGCCTATGAGTGGTGGTGTGAGAAAAAAGGTGACCTGCTCGCGCTGACGAAGACGCATTGGGGGTGGCGCGCCGTCATTTATGTCTACATGCTCTGGATGATCCTGTTCTTCGGCTCACCGGTGCAGCAGGAGTTCATCTATTTCCGGTTCTGA
- a CDS encoding glycosyltransferase, which translates to MRRLLFVSNLFPDAEHPIRGLDNATLLHALRDEWDIRVLSPRAVMPPWRKAGARPREQDRVFSPQYIPCPYVPKFGSFCNDRLMARSLSRAFGHTIGEFKPDVVLCSWLYPDGCAVVDLAARHQVPVVLITQGTDTHGYLGSPTRRRKIVSAIKRSAAVICRSGDLARRLHEAGADKEPLKVIYNGVDIRDFRPRDQQEVRGQLNLDREQPVLLFVGNYLPVKNPLMLIRAHAELNRRREGRGESPARLVLVGDGPLREEMEGAIAREGYRHLVDLRGREAPAEVARWMNAADLLCLTSHNEGFPNVILEAMASRLKVVSTDVGGISELVDRPERGILTPAGDPGAYVHALEQALGGTPPFPPGPAPANATDFGWSTAANRYTDILLDACPPRRDPA; encoded by the coding sequence ATGAGACGCCTGCTTTTCGTATCAAACCTCTTCCCGGACGCGGAACACCCCATCCGGGGTCTCGACAATGCCACGTTGCTGCACGCGCTGCGTGATGAATGGGACATCCGCGTCCTCAGCCCCCGCGCGGTGATGCCACCGTGGCGCAAGGCCGGGGCGCGCCCGCGGGAACAGGACCGGGTATTCTCCCCGCAGTACATCCCCTGCCCCTACGTGCCGAAGTTCGGAAGCTTCTGCAATGACCGGCTGATGGCCCGCTCCCTCTCACGCGCCTTCGGACACACCATCGGCGAATTCAAGCCGGATGTCGTGCTGTGCTCCTGGCTCTATCCGGATGGCTGCGCCGTGGTGGATCTGGCCGCGCGTCACCAGGTGCCGGTCGTCCTGATCACCCAGGGCACCGACACCCACGGCTATCTCGGATCCCCCACACGGCGCAGGAAGATCGTTTCCGCGATCAAGCGCAGCGCGGCCGTCATCTGCCGCAGTGGAGATCTGGCCCGCCGGCTGCATGAAGCGGGCGCGGACAAGGAACCGCTCAAGGTCATCTACAACGGTGTGGACATCCGCGATTTCCGCCCGCGTGACCAGCAGGAGGTGCGCGGGCAACTCAACCTGGACCGGGAACAGCCGGTGCTGCTTTTCGTCGGCAACTACCTGCCGGTGAAGAACCCGTTGATGCTCATACGCGCCCACGCGGAACTCAACCGGCGGCGTGAAGGGCGCGGCGAATCCCCTGCCCGGCTGGTACTGGTCGGGGACGGGCCGCTGCGGGAGGAAATGGAGGGCGCCATCGCGCGGGAGGGCTATCGCCACCTGGTGGATCTCCGCGGGAGGGAAGCCCCTGCGGAGGTGGCCCGGTGGATGAATGCGGCGGACCTCCTGTGCCTCACCAGCCACAACGAAGGATTCCCCAATGTGATCCTCGAAGCGATGGCCTCCCGCCTGAAGGTGGTCAGCACGGATGTCGGCGGCATTTCGGAACTGGTGGACCGCCCGGAGCGGGGGATCCTGACACCAGCGGGAGATCCCGGCGCCTACGTCCACGCACTGGAACAAGCCCTCGGCGGAACTCCCCCCTTTCCACCCGGGCCGGCCCCGGCCAACGCCACGGACTTTGGCTGGAGCACCGCCGCGAACCGATATACCGACATCCTCCTGGACGCCTGCCCGCCCCGGCGGGATCCGGCCTGA